From a single Cyclobacterium marinum DSM 745 genomic region:
- a CDS encoding DUF6428 family protein, with protein MKLSEIKPLLTEQQELLFQLPDGSLVPEHFHVTEVGKVVKHFIDCGGTERKEEVINFQLWSADDYNHRLHPEKLLHIIELSEKVLKLSDSEIEVEYQGQTIQKFGLAFSNNRFLLTSKQTDCLAKDRCGIPEKKPTLKMVSAESAGACTPGGGCC; from the coding sequence ATGAAACTTTCAGAAATTAAGCCCCTATTGACAGAACAGCAAGAATTATTATTTCAATTACCTGATGGATCTCTGGTTCCGGAGCATTTTCATGTGACAGAAGTAGGAAAGGTAGTTAAACATTTCATTGATTGTGGGGGTACAGAACGAAAAGAAGAAGTGATAAATTTCCAACTTTGGTCTGCAGATGATTACAACCATCGTTTACACCCAGAAAAGTTGCTTCATATTATTGAATTGTCAGAAAAAGTTTTAAAACTATCTGATTCAGAAATAGAAGTAGAATATCAGGGCCAGACCATCCAGAAATTTGGTTTAGCATTTAGTAATAATCGGTTTTTACTTACAAGTAAACAAACTGATTGTTTGGCCAAAGATCGTTGTGGTATTCCTGAAAAAAAACCTACTTTGAAAATGGTTTCAGCTGAATCTGCCGGGGCATGTACTCCCGGAGGAGGCTGCTGTTAA
- the arfB gene encoding alternative ribosome rescue aminoacyl-tRNA hydrolase ArfB codes for MTIKDKIKNEIFHSEFNFQASRSSGPGGQNVNKVNSRVTLFFNVPISQFLSDEEKELLMAKYFNKMDKEGNLQFDAQSSRSQLDNKKTVQRKFYEFLEKAFEKKKKRKATRPSKAAKEKRLKAKRVRSEKKAMRSKDF; via the coding sequence ATGACAATTAAAGATAAAATAAAAAATGAAATTTTTCATTCTGAGTTTAACTTTCAGGCCTCAAGAAGTAGTGGGCCGGGAGGACAGAATGTGAACAAAGTAAATTCAAGAGTTACTTTGTTTTTTAATGTACCCATTTCTCAGTTCTTATCTGATGAAGAAAAAGAACTATTGATGGCCAAGTATTTTAATAAAATGGACAAGGAAGGTAATCTTCAATTTGATGCCCAATCTTCTAGGTCTCAACTGGATAATAAAAAAACTGTACAAAGAAAGTTTTATGAATTTCTCGAAAAAGCATTTGAAAAGAAAAAGAAAAGAAAAGCCACTCGCCCCAGTAAAGCCGCTAAAGAAAAACGATTAAAGGCCAAACGTGTTCGTTCAGAAAAAAAAGCCATGCGAAGTAAAGATTTCTAA